TTACAATCTGTAATATTTGCACCTGGACTTGTCATTAATCCACTATCTAGAGCTTTGTCCAACTTGATAAAATGTAAGCGCAATCATAAAATAATCGATTGGAGGAGTACGGCATGAAAAAGATTGGTGCAGGTTTTATATTCTTATTTGTGATGTGCGTAGCATTATCCACTACTGCGTTCGCTAAACAGCCTTATTCATCCTACTGGTTTCCAGAGCAATTGCTTCAGTGGAGTCCTGCATCCGACCCGGATGCGGTATTCAACCGAAGTACAATTCCGCTGCAAGACCGCTTTGTGACAGATGGAGTCAATGCTCATGCGACAAAAGCGCCAAAAGTTATGGCTTTATCAGCACTGAACTCGGGAACAAGTGGTGTGCCATCACAGGGATCAGACAAATTTGGAGCTAATACGTTTTCTTATTGGCAATATGTTGACAAGCTGGTCTATTGGGGCGGATCTGCCGGTGAAGGAATTATCGTACCACCAAGCGCTGATACGATCGACGCAGCACATAAAAATGGGGTACCGATCGTCGGAACGGTGTTCTTCCCGCCAACTGTTTATGGAGGGAAATTTGAATGGGTGAAGCAAATGCTTCAGCAGAACAGCGACGGTTCCTTTCCTGCCGCAGATAAGCTGATCCAGGTTGCGAAGTATTACGGATTTGACGGTTGGTTTATTAACCAGGAGACTGAGGGTGGAACACCAGCTGATGCCCAGAAAATGAAAGCTTTCCTAAGTTATCTAGAATCGCACAAATCTGCATCTATGCAAATCGTATGGTACGACTCCATGACCAAGGAGGGCAGTATCAGTTGGCAAAATGCGCTAAATGACAAGAATGCAATGTTCCTGCAAGACAATAATAAGAAAATAACAGACAATATGTTCCTGAACTTCTGGTGGAAAGATCTTAAAAGCTCGGCAGAGAAGGCCAAAAGTTTAGATAGAAGTCCGTATGACCTGTATGCAGGGATAGATGTTGAAGCCAAGGGCTACGATACGAATGTGAACTGGAATCTGCTGTTTCCGGATGGTCAACCTGCCGTCACTTCCCTTGGTATCTACCGTCCAGACTGGTCTTTCAACAGCGCAGAAAGCATGGAGGATTTCTTCGCACGCGAGAACAAATTCTGGGTGGGGCCAAACGGGAATCCGGGTAACACCGTGAGCGATCAGGCCTGGAAAGGAATCGCGAACAATGTGGCAGAATCATCCCCTGTAAATAAGCTACCTTTCATCACCAATTTCAATACAGGAAGCGGGCAGAAATATTATGTCCGAGGGCAGCAGGTACGAGATAAGGGATGGAATAACCGGAGCCTGCAGGATATCCTGCCAACATGGCGCTGGATCGCAGACAGCAAAGGAACTTCACTTACTCCAGAGCTCGATTGGTCCGATGCGTATTACGGTGGCAGTTCGCTGAAGGTTTCAGGTGATCTGAGCCATAACAATGCAACGCATCTGAAGCTCTACAAGACAGACCTTAAAATCGAAGCAAGCACAAAGCTATCGGTTACTTATAAAACGCTGAACAAGCCTAGCTTGAAGGTAGGTCTTGCTTTTGCAGACCAACCAGACCAATTTATCTTTCTTAATGTGAAGGATAAGACAGCACCAGGCTGGACTACCGAAACTTTGAATTTGACCCCATACAAAGGGAAACGAATCGTAGCAGTATCACTTTATTTTGATTCCAAGGATACGATTAGTAATTATAGTATTCAAATTGGCCAGCTCTCCATCCAAAATGCCAACGACCCGATCAAAACGCTGCCGGCGGTTCGCGATC
This genomic stretch from Paenibacillus sp. FSL H7-0737 harbors:
- a CDS encoding endo-beta-N-acetylglucosaminidase — translated: MKKIGAGFIFLFVMCVALSTTAFAKQPYSSYWFPEQLLQWSPASDPDAVFNRSTIPLQDRFVTDGVNAHATKAPKVMALSALNSGTSGVPSQGSDKFGANTFSYWQYVDKLVYWGGSAGEGIIVPPSADTIDAAHKNGVPIVGTVFFPPTVYGGKFEWVKQMLQQNSDGSFPAADKLIQVAKYYGFDGWFINQETEGGTPADAQKMKAFLSYLESHKSASMQIVWYDSMTKEGSISWQNALNDKNAMFLQDNNKKITDNMFLNFWWKDLKSSAEKAKSLDRSPYDLYAGIDVEAKGYDTNVNWNLLFPDGQPAVTSLGIYRPDWSFNSAESMEDFFARENKFWVGPNGNPGNTVSDQAWKGIANNVAESSPVNKLPFITNFNTGSGQKYYVRGQQVRDKGWNNRSLQDILPTWRWIADSKGTSLTPELDWSDAYYGGSSLKVSGDLSHNNATHLKLYKTDLKIEASTKLSVTYKTLNKPSLKVGLAFADQPDQFIFLNVKDKTAPGWTTETLNLTPYKGKRIVAVSLYFDSKDTISNYSIQIGQLSIQNANDPIKTLPAVRDLKVTQSDFRDGIYGDARLEWKALDQQVKQYEIYRVLPDGSEVLLGATPNHVFYVPEMRRIDKETLTALKVVAINGRYEQGQASSAKISWPAYPKPIAEFKADRTLVAPGESVNFTDLSTEVTEEWSWSFESGSPAVSTSKNPVVTFNQEGIYKVSLTATNSSGQDTIMKKALITVSKEAGAVKNLALG